The following proteins are co-located in the Mesorhizobium sp. M1E.F.Ca.ET.045.02.1.1 genome:
- a CDS encoding sugar transferase: MDIIAASVGIVVLSPLMLTIALVLLLEGGRPVLFVQPRIGAGGRLFHMYKFRKFDPRCDSGGLALTLDNDLRMTAVGRILALTKFDELPQLWNVLKGEMAIVGPRPESLAFAECFRDGYEAVLQYKPGLLGPAQIMFRREALFYPRGIEPTLFYKEVLFPAKARIDLSYYGRRTMASDAALVIRGVFVLLGLGLSRSMDR, from the coding sequence ATGGATATCATTGCCGCGTCCGTCGGCATCGTCGTCCTATCCCCGCTGATGCTGACAATTGCGCTCGTGCTGCTGCTCGAAGGCGGCCGGCCTGTGCTTTTCGTGCAGCCCCGCATAGGCGCCGGCGGCCGGCTCTTCCATATGTACAAGTTTCGAAAATTCGATCCGCGCTGCGATTCCGGCGGCCTCGCGCTGACCCTCGACAATGACCTGCGCATGACCGCTGTGGGCAGGATCCTCGCCCTCACCAAGTTCGATGAACTGCCGCAGTTGTGGAACGTCCTGAAAGGCGAAATGGCAATAGTCGGTCCGAGGCCGGAGAGCCTCGCTTTCGCCGAGTGTTTCAGGGACGGCTATGAAGCCGTTCTGCAATATAAGCCAGGATTGCTCGGCCCTGCTCAAATCATGTTCCGCCGCGAGGCCCTTTTCTATCCTCGCGGCATAGAGCCGACGCTTTTCTACAAGGAAGTCCTGTTCCCGGCAAAAGCCAGGATAGATCTCTCCTACTATGGCCGGCGAACGATGGCGTCGGACGCTGCACTCGTCATCCGCGGTGTCTTCGTTCTTCTTGGCCTTGGCTTGTCGCGTTCAATGGATAGGTGA
- a CDS encoding SDR family NAD(P)-dependent oxidoreductase, translating into MTYEGKRVLVTGADGFIGSHLTEALVRGGADVTALALYNSFDSHGWLDDLPDDIRNQLKLLRGDVRDSAFLNRIVRGQAVVFHLAALIAIPYSYAAAQSYVETNVMGTVNVLEAARQWDTERVVHTSTSEVYGTALSMPISESHPLQGQSPYSASKIGADMMAESYARSFGVPVVVLRPFNTFGPRQSERAIVPTIIRQALDPKCPAIMVGDTSPVRDLTFVEDTAAAFLAAGSAELEFGHAYNAGSQRAVTISDVLDLVLDLSGSNKPVHRDEGRLRPQNSEVRALLADSSRLETATGWRAQTGLREGLGRTIAWWRTRLRAGLVRHEMGYMT; encoded by the coding sequence ATGACCTACGAGGGAAAGAGAGTCCTGGTCACGGGCGCGGATGGATTCATCGGATCGCACCTGACCGAAGCGCTGGTTCGCGGCGGCGCTGACGTGACCGCATTGGCCCTCTATAACTCGTTCGACAGTCACGGGTGGCTGGATGATCTGCCGGACGATATCCGAAATCAGCTGAAACTCCTGCGCGGCGACGTTCGCGACAGCGCGTTCCTGAACAGGATCGTGCGTGGCCAAGCCGTTGTCTTTCATCTCGCGGCACTGATCGCCATTCCATATTCCTATGCGGCTGCCCAGTCATATGTGGAGACCAACGTTATGGGCACCGTCAACGTCCTGGAGGCGGCGCGCCAGTGGGACACCGAGCGTGTCGTGCACACCTCCACCAGCGAGGTCTACGGCACCGCCCTCAGCATGCCGATCAGCGAATCCCACCCGCTGCAGGGACAATCGCCATACTCGGCCTCCAAGATCGGAGCCGACATGATGGCGGAGTCCTATGCTCGATCCTTCGGCGTGCCCGTCGTCGTGCTGCGTCCCTTCAACACGTTCGGACCGCGACAGAGCGAACGGGCAATCGTGCCGACGATCATCAGGCAGGCCCTCGACCCGAAATGCCCAGCCATCATGGTGGGTGATACCAGCCCGGTCCGCGACCTCACCTTCGTCGAGGACACCGCGGCGGCCTTCCTCGCAGCCGGCTCGGCCGAACTCGAATTCGGCCATGCCTACAATGCCGGAAGCCAACGTGCGGTGACTATATCGGACGTGTTGGACCTGGTGCTCGACTTGAGCGGCTCCAACAAGCCGGTTCATCGCGACGAAGGGCGGCTGCGGCCGCAGAATTCCGAGGTCCGGGCGCTGCTGGCGGATTCGTCCCGGCTTGAGACCGCAACGGGATGGAGGGCGCAGACCGGTCTTCGCGAAGGCTTGGGCCGAACCATTGCGTGGTGGCGGACACGCCTCCGCGCGGGCCTTGTACGTCATGAGATGGGTTACATGACATGA